A genomic stretch from Arenicella xantha includes:
- a CDS encoding glycosyltransferase translates to MSKPVNSLKVLHVIPSIAACRGGPSQAVIEMVSALRKAGVNAEIATTNDDGPSKLDVALNSLIDYQGVPVRFFNRLSPPISALREFGVSVRFTQWLNRHAADYDLIHVHAIFSYCSTRAMQIARKRSIPYIVRPIGQLEKWSLQQSKIRKQQYLNWFEQRNLERADCVHFTAESEQQQALAVLPKLVNTVIPLGLNVPIQVREAKSKIVNRWSLERDAPIILYLSRLHPKKGLEPLITALSQIDDLPFQLIIAGDGEPAYRRTLEALSNKLHMADRCRFIGFVRGTEKTLLLQGADLFVLTSFSENFGISALEAMASGTAVLLSNEVALAAIVKDHALGWVAELDNDDIKAKLLLALSDVDTTRERGSAARDYVEQHFQWSHIVQQLIRRYKAITHD, encoded by the coding sequence ATGTCAAAACCAGTTAACAGCCTAAAGGTTCTGCACGTCATACCGTCGATTGCAGCCTGCCGTGGCGGCCCTAGTCAGGCTGTCATTGAAATGGTCTCAGCTCTTCGTAAAGCTGGGGTTAACGCAGAAATCGCCACCACTAACGATGACGGTCCAAGCAAGCTCGACGTGGCTCTAAATTCACTCATTGACTATCAAGGTGTACCGGTCCGTTTCTTCAACCGTTTATCACCACCGATCTCAGCCTTGCGTGAGTTCGGCGTGTCTGTTCGCTTCACTCAATGGCTAAATCGCCATGCGGCAGATTATGACTTAATTCATGTACACGCCATCTTCTCCTATTGCTCAACTCGGGCTATGCAAATTGCGAGAAAGCGGTCGATTCCTTACATAGTGCGCCCAATCGGCCAACTAGAAAAATGGTCCTTGCAACAATCGAAGATTCGCAAACAGCAATATTTGAACTGGTTTGAGCAACGTAACCTAGAGCGCGCGGACTGCGTACATTTTACCGCCGAATCAGAACAACAGCAGGCATTAGCGGTGCTGCCTAAACTGGTCAACACAGTTATTCCTCTCGGGCTTAATGTGCCAATCCAAGTGCGCGAGGCTAAGTCTAAAATAGTGAATCGCTGGTCGCTCGAACGTGACGCACCAATCATTTTATACCTATCTCGTTTACATCCTAAGAAAGGCTTAGAACCACTAATTACCGCACTCAGTCAGATTGATGATCTGCCGTTTCAGCTCATCATTGCTGGTGATGGAGAGCCTGCTTATCGCCGCACACTAGAAGCCCTGAGCAATAAGCTCCATATGGCTGATCGGTGTCGTTTTATTGGCTTTGTTCGGGGTACCGAAAAGACCCTACTACTACAGGGAGCGGACTTATTTGTATTGACGTCGTTTTCTGAAAATTTCGGCATTTCTGCGTTAGAAGCAATGGCGTCAGGCACCGCCGTATTACTCAGCAACGAGGTTGCCTTGGCGGCAATTGTCAAAGACCATGCGTTAGGTTGGGTTGCCGAGCTAGATAACGACGACATTAAAGCAAAGCTACTGCTTGCCTTATCCGATGTCGACACTACTCGCGAGCGCGGAAGCGCTGCCCGAGACTATGTTGAGCAGCACTTCCAGTGGTCACACATCGTGCAACAATTAATCCGCCGTTATAAAGCAATAACGCATGATTAA
- a CDS encoding Dps family protein produces the protein MSTIDIGINQADREAIANHLKNLLADSYTLYLQTHNFHWNITGPMFHQLHLMFETHYTELAIAVDDIAERIRSLDVAAPGTYKQFAELSSIKEVEGVPSADQMVALLTAGHEQVVKTCRAALAVAQAADDESSAALISDRMRIHEKTAWMLRALNA, from the coding sequence ATGAGTACTATTGATATTGGTATTAACCAAGCTGACCGCGAAGCGATCGCCAACCATTTGAAGAATTTATTGGCAGACTCTTACACTCTGTATCTTCAAACTCACAACTTTCACTGGAATATCACTGGACCAATGTTCCATCAATTACATTTGATGTTCGAGACCCATTACACCGAGCTTGCGATAGCGGTAGATGATATTGCTGAGCGTATTCGTAGCTTAGATGTAGCCGCTCCTGGAACGTATAAACAGTTTGCCGAGTTAAGCTCTATTAAAGAGGTTGAAGGTGTGCCGTCAGCGGACCAAATGGTAGCGCTGTTAACGGCGGGGCATGAGCAAGTGGTTAAAACATGTCGTGCAGCGTTGGCCGTAGCACAAGCAGCGGACGATGAGTCGTCTGCAGCGCTTATTTCAGACCGGATGCGTATCCACGAGAAGACTGCTTGGATGTTGCGTGCGTTGAACGCTTAG
- a CDS encoding SLC5 family protein, with product MPLQTVQVAVFILVTSMIAFITYLKCRRVDGPATHTTQSDNKEVFLAGGGLTWVFVAGSITLTNLSTDQLVGMNGNQMALLAWWEFSAVVGLIILSRVFLPIYYKYECTTTTELLEKRYNNHHIRAVIGMLFMLGNVLIFMPTVLYTGSLAMQGMFGLDESLRTLMIISAAFAVIGAAYAALGGLRAVAVSDTYSGVLLLGLGMLVVVLSLKAIDFDFSGIPTERLTLIGGNDSPIPWHTLLTGMIFIQIYYWSTNQTITQRAMASPTLAEGQKGVQVAAVIRLLIVPAMIVLPGIVSYKLYGDIGDSAYGRIVGDVLPLWMSGMFAAALAAAVLTSFNSIVNSSAALYVCDFHEKYISSTPNVKRLNAIATVVFLLIALALVPMYAGADSIINLIQQMYGLLSMPIVACFIVGLMFQNVDYRAAIFAVVLGVLLYGYLSFGQQLFGLAKPPIDLHYIHLMFITLWSCVGGALLFNRLVLGRKATFSWAASAAA from the coding sequence ATGCCGTTGCAAACCGTGCAAGTAGCCGTTTTTATTCTAGTTACGTCGATGATCGCCTTCATCACTTATTTGAAGTGCCGGCGTGTAGATGGCCCCGCGACGCATACCACTCAGTCCGACAACAAAGAAGTGTTTTTGGCCGGCGGTGGCCTAACATGGGTGTTTGTGGCTGGTTCAATAACGCTGACCAACCTGAGTACCGACCAGTTGGTTGGTATGAATGGCAATCAGATGGCCTTACTGGCTTGGTGGGAGTTCTCAGCAGTGGTCGGTCTGATTATTTTGTCGCGTGTGTTTTTGCCCATTTATTACAAATACGAGTGCACAACCACGACTGAGTTGTTAGAGAAGCGTTATAACAATCATCATATCCGTGCGGTTATCGGAATGTTGTTCATGTTGGGCAATGTGCTGATTTTTATGCCAACCGTGTTGTATACCGGGTCTTTGGCGATGCAGGGAATGTTTGGCTTAGATGAGAGTCTACGCACGTTAATGATTATCTCGGCCGCTTTCGCCGTGATCGGTGCGGCTTATGCGGCATTGGGCGGACTGCGCGCGGTGGCTGTGTCCGATACTTATAGCGGTGTGCTATTGCTCGGGTTGGGCATGTTGGTTGTGGTGCTCTCTTTGAAAGCCATTGATTTTGATTTTAGTGGTATCCCGACCGAACGATTGACGCTAATTGGCGGCAATGATTCGCCAATTCCTTGGCATACGTTATTGACCGGCATGATCTTTATTCAAATTTACTATTGGAGTACTAATCAGACCATCACGCAGCGAGCCATGGCTTCACCAACGTTGGCGGAAGGTCAGAAGGGTGTGCAGGTAGCCGCCGTTATTCGCTTGTTGATTGTGCCAGCGATGATTGTGTTACCTGGCATTGTCTCTTATAAATTGTATGGGGATATTGGTGATTCGGCGTATGGCCGTATTGTTGGGGATGTATTGCCATTATGGATGTCCGGCATGTTTGCTGCGGCGTTGGCGGCTGCGGTATTGACTAGTTTCAACAGTATTGTTAATTCATCGGCGGCTTTATATGTTTGTGATTTTCATGAAAAGTATATAAGCAGTACGCCCAATGTGAAGCGACTGAATGCGATCGCGACAGTCGTATTTTTGCTTATTGCGTTGGCCTTGGTGCCGATGTATGCCGGCGCTGACAGCATCATTAACTTGATCCAACAGATGTACGGCCTTTTGAGTATGCCGATTGTGGCGTGTTTTATAGTTGGCTTAATGTTTCAGAATGTCGATTATCGGGCGGCTATATTTGCTGTGGTGTTAGGTGTTTTGCTGTATGGCTATTTATCTTTTGGCCAACAGTTATTTGGCTTGGCGAAACCACCGATTGATCTACACTATATCCACTTGATGTTTATTACCCTGTGGTCTTGTGTGGGCGGTGCGTTGTTGTTTAATCGCCTGGTGTTGGGGCGTAAAGCGACGTTCTCGTGGGCGGCTAGTGCGGCTGCCTAA
- a CDS encoding tellurite resistance TerB family protein, with protein sequence MSNQNSNLKHILDQLLSAGKQAVSKGQSVAEDKLDIPQSGEQRELMLNGMKKGALASALLVGLLGTRGGRSLTGTALKLGGLAALGAAAYKGYQNWQSTGEVFTPIHELDAEPASQRGLLIIQAMVAAANADGRIDDAEQLAIKHQILELHLSSDDAAALESIVDAPLSAQQLASRVSNVAEANEVYLATRLLISDTATGVEKQFRDELVANLKLSPDLISALEAEVV encoded by the coding sequence ATGAGCAATCAAAATAGTAACCTGAAACACATTCTTGACCAGTTATTGAGCGCCGGTAAACAGGCTGTCTCGAAAGGGCAGTCGGTGGCAGAAGACAAGTTGGACATTCCACAAAGCGGTGAGCAACGGGAGCTTATGCTGAATGGTATGAAGAAAGGTGCTCTTGCTTCAGCCTTGTTGGTAGGCTTATTGGGTACTCGCGGCGGGCGTAGTTTAACCGGTACCGCGTTAAAGCTTGGAGGCCTTGCCGCACTGGGGGCGGCGGCTTACAAAGGTTACCAAAACTGGCAGTCTACGGGTGAGGTGTTCACACCAATTCATGAGCTCGATGCCGAACCGGCAAGTCAACGTGGCTTGTTGATTATTCAGGCCATGGTTGCAGCAGCCAATGCTGACGGCCGTATAGATGACGCCGAGCAACTTGCAATCAAACATCAAATTCTTGAACTGCATTTGTCGAGTGACGATGCTGCTGCACTGGAGTCGATTGTTGATGCGCCGCTAAGCGCGCAACAGTTGGCCAGTCGTGTTTCTAACGTCGCCGAAGCAAACGAGGTTTACTTAGCTACCCGTTTGCTAATCTCCGATACCGCAACTGGGGTTGAGAAGCAATTTAGGGATGAATTGGTTGCCAACCTAAAGTTATCACCAGATCTTATTTCGGCACTGGAAGCAGAAGTAGTCTAA
- the rlmD gene encoding 23S rRNA (uracil(1939)-C(5))-methyltransferase RlmD has protein sequence MARRSRPRKKLDLTPREISIDSLAHDGRGVGRGEDGKVVFVDFALPGERVMYVPVMNRKSYLFGTTLEVLEPSEHRIEPKCPVFGQCGGCVLQHLETHMQIQYKQQALLENFKKIGNVQPESLLEPMVGAHWGYRRRARLGAKFVPKKGGMIVGFRERNSSYIQPTEQCEVLYPEVSALLPILRATLEQVSCNDKLPQVEISVADNATVMVLRHLEPLLQQDLEILTQFAKQHDVQLFLQPGNLKSVHPLYPAAPEALYYDFPAFDIRVEFLPTDFIQVNGSINEQLVVRAVELLDVQDSDRVLDLFCGVGNFTLPLARRAGQVIGVEGDQALVNRAHHNRELNKLENVDFHFGDLFKEDMTSESHGGWLDQTFDKILLDPPRSGAAEMIKRIPQLNPSKVVYVSCGPATLARDAGVMVNEHGYRMTQAGVIDMFPHTAHVESIAVFEK, from the coding sequence ATGGCAAGACGATCGCGACCTCGTAAAAAACTAGACCTAACACCACGTGAGATCAGCATTGATTCACTTGCCCATGATGGACGAGGAGTGGGGCGTGGCGAAGATGGTAAAGTCGTATTTGTGGATTTTGCACTGCCAGGCGAGCGAGTTATGTATGTGCCGGTAATGAATCGTAAGAGTTATCTGTTTGGCACGACATTGGAAGTATTGGAGCCATCGGAGCACCGCATCGAGCCGAAATGCCCAGTGTTTGGTCAATGTGGCGGATGTGTTTTGCAGCATCTTGAGACCCACATGCAAATTCAGTATAAACAGCAGGCTCTGTTAGAGAACTTTAAGAAAATCGGCAACGTGCAGCCAGAGTCCTTGCTTGAGCCAATGGTTGGAGCGCATTGGGGTTATCGCCGCAGAGCTCGACTTGGTGCTAAATTTGTGCCCAAAAAAGGCGGCATGATTGTTGGTTTTCGTGAGCGCAATAGTAGCTACATACAACCTACTGAACAATGTGAAGTGTTGTACCCGGAGGTCTCGGCATTGCTACCAATATTGCGTGCGACACTCGAGCAAGTTTCTTGTAACGATAAGTTGCCACAAGTTGAGATTTCAGTCGCAGACAACGCCACCGTGATGGTTTTGCGTCACCTTGAGCCGCTGCTGCAACAAGACTTAGAAATATTGACCCAGTTCGCTAAACAGCACGACGTGCAATTGTTTTTGCAGCCCGGTAATTTGAAAAGTGTTCATCCGCTCTATCCTGCGGCACCAGAAGCACTGTACTACGACTTTCCGGCATTCGATATTCGAGTTGAGTTTTTGCCGACTGATTTTATTCAAGTCAACGGCAGTATTAATGAGCAGCTTGTGGTGCGTGCTGTTGAATTGCTTGATGTGCAGGATTCTGACCGCGTATTGGATTTGTTTTGCGGCGTCGGTAACTTCACACTGCCACTGGCGCGGCGTGCGGGTCAGGTGATCGGGGTCGAGGGCGATCAAGCTTTAGTTAATCGCGCTCATCATAATCGAGAGCTAAATAAGCTAGAAAATGTCGATTTCCATTTTGGGGATTTATTCAAAGAAGATATGACCAGTGAGTCACACGGTGGTTGGTTGGATCAGACTTTCGATAAGATATTACTCGACCCGCCACGCTCTGGTGCGGCCGAGATGATCAAGCGAATCCCTCAACTTAACCCGTCTAAGGTCGTGTATGTTTCCTGTGGACCAGCGACCCTTGCGAGAGACGCCGGTGTGATGGTTAATGAACACGGCTATCGTATGACCCAAGCTGGCGTCATCGATATGTTTCCGCATACCGCACATGTTGAGTCGATTGCAGTATTTGAAAAGTAA
- a CDS encoding MAPEG family protein, producing MTTNSIAIISVLMLAQYFFFTMRAGLARGKDKVVAPAMTGDEAFEKRLRVQLNTLEQMAIALPAMWLCATYFRVDVAAVAGLVYLIGRFLYSIGYLSASASKRGPGMGLTMLSSIVMLGGTLFGAIRALI from the coding sequence ATGACCACTAACAGTATTGCCATCATTTCAGTGTTGATGTTAGCCCAGTACTTCTTTTTTACCATGCGTGCGGGATTAGCCCGAGGTAAAGACAAAGTCGTGGCGCCCGCCATGACCGGCGACGAGGCATTCGAAAAGCGTTTACGAGTTCAACTCAACACATTAGAGCAAATGGCGATCGCGCTTCCGGCTATGTGGCTATGCGCAACCTATTTTCGTGTCGACGTGGCCGCGGTAGCTGGGTTGGTATATTTAATCGGACGATTCTTATACTCAATCGGTTACTTGTCAGCATCAGCCAGCAAACGCGGCCCCGGCATGGGACTCACTATGCTCAGCAGCATCGTGATGCTCGGCGGCACCCTATTTGGCGCAATTCGAGCCCTCATTTAA
- a CDS encoding 3'-5' exonuclease, translating into MACTKDGAAMNVLAFDIETVPDVDGGRKLLSLGAELSDSDVAEAMFAKRREKTGNDFIATHLQRVVAISAVYRNSHKDQFSVWTIGKEDSSESDIVQNFFDGIDKHTPTLVTWNGSGFDLPVLHYRALIHGVQASRYWELGEDDTNFRWNNYIGRFHLRHTDLMDVLAGYNNRAFAPLDEIAVLLGLPGKMGMSGAHVWSQYKAGEIKAIRDYCETDALNTYLVYLHWQAMRGQLDAAGLKAEQEVVRSALRDGEPHLKAFLEAWENGSVD; encoded by the coding sequence CTGGCGTGTACTAAAGATGGTGCTGCGATGAATGTATTAGCGTTTGATATAGAAACCGTACCTGACGTAGATGGCGGGCGAAAGCTATTATCTTTAGGCGCGGAACTTAGCGACTCTGACGTTGCCGAAGCGATGTTCGCGAAACGCCGTGAGAAGACCGGCAATGATTTTATCGCCACACATTTGCAGCGGGTTGTGGCTATTTCAGCGGTTTATCGCAATAGTCACAAAGATCAGTTTTCAGTTTGGACGATCGGTAAGGAAGACAGCAGTGAAAGCGATATTGTGCAAAACTTTTTCGATGGAATCGATAAGCATACGCCGACGCTAGTAACTTGGAATGGTTCCGGTTTTGACTTGCCGGTATTGCACTATCGAGCCTTGATTCATGGGGTACAGGCTTCACGCTATTGGGAGCTTGGTGAAGACGATACGAATTTTCGTTGGAACAATTATATCGGTCGCTTCCACTTACGGCATACCGATCTAATGGATGTGTTGGCGGGCTACAATAATCGTGCTTTTGCGCCACTTGACGAGATCGCCGTATTGCTTGGTTTGCCGGGCAAAATGGGTATGAGTGGAGCCCACGTGTGGAGTCAATATAAGGCTGGTGAAATTAAAGCGATCCGAGATTACTGTGAAACTGATGCGCTTAATACTTACTTGGTGTATTTGCATTGGCAAGCAATGCGTGGACAGTTAGATGCGGCGGGCTTAAAAGCTGAACAAGAAGTGGTTCGCAGTGCTTTGCGTGATGGTGAACCACACCTCAAAGCGTTCCTTGAGGCGTGGGAGAACGGTAGCGTCGATTAA
- the cysM gene encoding cysteine synthase CysM, translated as MRFKYLEEFVGNTPLVKLKRLWQGEYVTVLGKLEGNNPAGSVKDRPALNMIAKAEARGDIKPGDTLIEATSGNTGIALAMAAAMKGYKMTLIMPDNMSEERRASMRAFGAQIISVSQADGGMELARDMATEMQSQGKGIVLDQFANPDNWSAHYETTGPEIWRDTEGTVTHFISSMGTTGTIMGVSRYLKEQNADIQIIGVQPEGESQIPGIRRWPTAYVPKIFEAQRVDRTLDVSQQVAEQTMRALATNEGIFAGVSSGGAMAIALSVAAEQEALKKPAVIVSIVCDRGDRYLSTGVY; from the coding sequence GTGCGATTTAAGTATTTAGAAGAGTTTGTTGGCAACACGCCGCTGGTTAAACTGAAACGGTTGTGGCAGGGCGAGTACGTAACTGTGCTGGGCAAGCTGGAGGGTAATAACCCGGCTGGTTCAGTCAAGGATCGTCCTGCGTTAAACATGATTGCCAAGGCCGAAGCGCGCGGGGATATCAAACCCGGAGATACTTTGATTGAGGCTACCAGTGGTAATACTGGTATCGCTTTAGCGATGGCCGCGGCGATGAAGGGTTACAAAATGACCCTAATTATGCCGGATAATATGAGTGAAGAGCGGCGCGCGTCGATGCGCGCTTTTGGTGCTCAAATCATTTCGGTGTCGCAAGCCGATGGTGGTATGGAGTTGGCTCGAGATATGGCGACTGAGATGCAATCACAAGGCAAAGGTATTGTGCTTGATCAGTTTGCTAATCCGGATAATTGGAGCGCGCATTATGAAACCACCGGTCCTGAAATTTGGCGAGATACCGAGGGTACGGTGACGCACTTCATCAGCTCGATGGGGACCACCGGCACCATCATGGGGGTATCGCGGTACCTTAAAGAGCAGAATGCTGATATCCAGATTATCGGCGTGCAACCTGAGGGCGAGTCGCAAATTCCCGGTATTCGGCGTTGGCCGACAGCGTATGTGCCAAAGATTTTTGAGGCTCAGCGTGTTGATCGAACCCTAGATGTAAGTCAACAGGTTGCGGAGCAAACTATGCGCGCGCTTGCGACTAACGAAGGTATCTTTGCCGGTGTGTCGTCTGGTGGTGCAATGGCGATAGCGCTCTCTGTGGCGGCTGAACAGGAAGCACTTAAAAAACCGGCGGTGATTGTGTCTATTGTGTGTGATCGGGGCGACCGATATCTCTCCACTGGCGTGTACTAA
- a CDS encoding Bax inhibitor-1/YccA family protein, giving the protein MSYLDVASGNVVSNLSVDQRAGFIRRTYGHLAMSIAFMAVSCAFLLQIGAGPVLLSFLSGGMLNYLIYFGLFVGAGVLADNWARSEHSLTMHYVALLGYAFVEAVIVLPLLYIATLYNPAAIMDAALTTAAMVTGLTYIAFTTKKDFSFMGPFLAVGSIIAIGTCIAGAIFGFELGLFAIGGIVLLSAGWVLWSTSNILHVYQEHQHVAAALGLFASIALMFRFVLQMFMMFGDD; this is encoded by the coding sequence ATGAGCTATTTGGATGTTGCTTCGGGTAATGTAGTTAGCAATCTATCAGTTGATCAACGCGCCGGATTTATTCGTCGCACTTATGGGCATTTGGCCATGTCAATCGCGTTCATGGCGGTGTCGTGTGCCTTTTTGCTACAAATTGGTGCTGGCCCAGTGTTACTGTCATTTCTCTCAGGTGGAATGCTTAACTATTTGATCTATTTCGGTTTATTTGTTGGTGCCGGTGTCTTAGCGGATAACTGGGCGCGGTCAGAACACTCGCTCACCATGCATTATGTCGCGTTACTTGGGTATGCGTTTGTTGAGGCTGTTATCGTCTTGCCGCTACTGTATATCGCGACGCTGTATAACCCAGCAGCGATCATGGATGCGGCGTTAACCACGGCCGCTATGGTTACTGGACTAACTTACATTGCCTTCACCACTAAGAAAGACTTTTCGTTTATGGGGCCGTTCTTAGCGGTTGGTTCAATAATTGCCATTGGGACTTGTATTGCCGGCGCTATATTTGGTTTTGAACTAGGCCTATTTGCTATTGGTGGCATAGTCTTGCTATCTGCTGGCTGGGTATTGTGGAGCACCTCTAATATTCTTCATGTGTACCAAGAGCATCAGCATGTTGCAGCGGCATTGGGCTTGTTTGCGTCTATTGCGTTAATGTTCCGGTTTGTGTTGCAGATGTTTATGATGTTCGGTGACGACTAA
- the recJ gene encoding single-stranded-DNA-specific exonuclease RecJ: MTDIQIQARTTSQASPLTGVSRVLSQVLNNRGVTSDAALEHSLKRLLPPNGLTNIEQAGVLLAEAVMAGANVVIVGDFDADGATSCALAVRCLRAFGLQNVSYLVPNRFEFGYGLSPEIVGVAAMRQPDIIVTVDNGISSVSGVHAAQALGMSVLITDHHLPGEEIPTADVIVNPNLPGDRFASKNLAGVGVIFYVMLAVRVQLRKQGWFQSEGVAETNMSQFLDLVALGTVADVVPLDANNRILVQQGMQRIRQGQGCAGIQALLTVGKRNAARLSSSDLGFAVGPRLNAAGRLDDMSVGIECLLTDDPDKAMALALQLDELNKERRNVEQSMQQDALAVVEKIELDDTAETPPIFVLSDATWHQGVVGLVASRIKERTKRPVLALAPSDADGEWKGSARSVEGVHIRDLLARVDALHPNLILKFGGHAMAAGLSVRERDLARFKRVLHDVALEMTANHDWSQIVWTDGALQSDEFNLELADQLRTISPWGQGFPEPVFEGEFKVVDSRVVGETHAKLVLQPVGGEQQVDAIFFGYLDTHAELPSGTIRAVYRLDINEFRERLSLQLMLQHIE, encoded by the coding sequence GTGACCGATATCCAAATCCAAGCGCGTACGACCTCTCAAGCGAGTCCTTTAACCGGTGTGTCTAGAGTTCTCTCGCAGGTTTTAAATAACCGCGGGGTTACCAGTGATGCCGCGTTGGAACATAGTCTAAAACGACTGTTGCCGCCGAATGGATTGACCAATATCGAGCAAGCCGGTGTGTTATTGGCCGAAGCGGTCATGGCTGGCGCGAACGTGGTTATTGTAGGCGATTTCGACGCAGATGGAGCAACTAGTTGCGCTTTAGCGGTACGCTGTCTACGCGCTTTTGGCTTGCAAAATGTTAGTTATTTGGTGCCAAATCGGTTTGAGTTTGGTTATGGTTTGTCGCCTGAAATCGTTGGTGTAGCCGCGATGCGTCAACCGGATATTATTGTCACGGTTGACAATGGAATCAGCAGCGTGAGCGGAGTGCATGCGGCTCAAGCACTGGGAATGTCGGTATTAATTACCGACCATCATCTACCCGGTGAGGAAATTCCAACTGCCGATGTGATTGTGAACCCTAATTTGCCCGGCGATCGGTTTGCGAGTAAAAATTTAGCCGGCGTTGGAGTGATCTTTTACGTGATGTTGGCGGTGCGAGTACAGCTTCGTAAACAGGGTTGGTTCCAAAGCGAAGGGGTTGCTGAAACAAATATGTCACAGTTTCTGGATCTGGTGGCGTTGGGCACGGTGGCTGATGTTGTGCCGCTCGATGCAAATAATCGAATATTGGTGCAGCAAGGTATGCAACGAATTCGACAAGGCCAAGGTTGTGCTGGAATTCAAGCGTTGTTGACAGTCGGTAAGCGTAATGCTGCGCGCCTGTCTTCAAGTGACCTGGGTTTCGCGGTGGGGCCGAGACTTAACGCAGCGGGTCGCCTGGACGACATGTCAGTTGGTATTGAGTGTTTGCTTACGGATGATCCGGATAAAGCCATGGCGCTGGCGTTGCAGCTTGATGAGCTGAATAAAGAGCGTCGCAATGTTGAGCAATCAATGCAGCAAGATGCTCTGGCGGTAGTTGAGAAAATTGAGCTAGATGACACGGCGGAAACGCCGCCAATTTTTGTGTTATCTGATGCTACTTGGCATCAAGGCGTAGTCGGCTTGGTTGCTTCTAGAATTAAAGAACGCACTAAACGGCCAGTGTTGGCATTAGCTCCAAGCGATGCTGATGGCGAGTGGAAGGGTTCGGCGCGCAGCGTCGAAGGGGTTCATATTCGTGATCTGCTGGCGCGGGTTGACGCGCTTCATCCGAATTTAATACTTAAATTCGGTGGGCACGCTATGGCGGCTGGTTTGTCGGTGCGTGAACGTGATCTAGCGCGGTTTAAGCGTGTGTTGCACGACGTGGCATTGGAAATGACTGCAAATCACGATTGGAGTCAGATTGTTTGGACCGACGGTGCTTTACAGTCAGACGAGTTCAATCTGGAGTTGGCGGACCAATTGCGCACGATTTCGCCATGGGGGCAAGGCTTTCCAGAGCCGGTATTCGAGGGCGAATTTAAGGTGGTTGATTCACGCGTGGTGGGCGAGACGCATGCAAAACTAGTGCTGCAGCCGGTAGGCGGTGAACAACAGGTCGATGCAATATTTTTTGGTTATCTGGATACGCATGCAGAGCTGCCGTCGGGCACGATTCGCGCGGTGTATCGTCTGGATATCAACGAGTTTCGGGAGCGCTTGAGTTTGCAGTTAATGCTCCAACATATTGAGTAA